In a genomic window of Streptomyces noursei ATCC 11455:
- the def gene encoding peptide deformylase, which yields MSRHTDRPGPDDRRVRVQGEPVDSHPALPPEAERGSERRITVVGEEVLGRPCREVTEFGTPELSALIDDMFLTMHIADGAGLAANQVGVDLRLFVYDCPDDHGVRHVGHLVNPVLELPDPGRRRLIDDVEGCLSVPGATMAVPRTDRAVARGFDKDGRPLVIEGTGYFARCLQHETDHLFGHTYLDRLGKRDRRDALRQMDDRHEAVLAQRARKAALLSG from the coding sequence ATGTCACGTCACACCGATCGGCCTGGTCCCGACGACCGGCGCGTCCGGGTCCAGGGCGAACCGGTCGACTCCCACCCCGCTCTGCCGCCGGAGGCCGAACGGGGGTCGGAGCGCCGGATCACCGTGGTGGGCGAGGAGGTCCTCGGTCGTCCGTGCCGCGAGGTGACCGAGTTCGGCACCCCCGAACTCTCCGCGCTGATCGACGACATGTTCCTGACCATGCACATCGCCGACGGCGCCGGCCTCGCCGCGAACCAAGTCGGGGTGGATCTGCGACTGTTCGTCTACGACTGCCCGGACGACCATGGCGTCCGGCACGTCGGCCATCTCGTCAACCCCGTTCTCGAACTGCCCGATCCGGGACGTCGCCGGCTGATCGACGATGTCGAGGGGTGCCTGTCCGTCCCCGGCGCGACCATGGCGGTCCCCCGCACCGACCGGGCCGTCGCCCGGGGCTTCGACAAGGACGGCAGGCCCCTGGTGATCGAGGGCACCGGCTACTTCGCCCGATGTCTGCAACACGAGACCGACCACCTCTTCGGCCACACCTATCTCGACCGGCTCGGCAAGCGGGACCGCAGAGACGCGCTGCGGCAGATGGACGACCGCCACGAGGCCGTCCTCGCCCAACGCGCCCGCAAGGCCGCACTCCTGAGCGGATGA